CTGTTGCAACGAACTTTGAGCCGAAGCTACACCAACAGACAAGCCACTTTTCCTCCGCGGCGTCTCTACGAGTGCTTACTTCAACATTCGACTCCCTATGTCCTGCCTCGGGTTAAATATTTGGGCTGCTTAGAGAGCGACGATCACGTCAAGGTCGATTCATTGCATAAGACATGGCATAAACATCGTTCAATCTCGTAACCTGGTAAAGTTCTCATAATATGTACGGTTGGATTCCCTCCTAAGCAATTTGATATCCAACATGGCCAACTCAGAATTCCCACTTCAGTGACCGGGTCAACAATACTGCAAATATCACCTGAACCTTGTGGACTCTGTTGCGTCTAGCAAGTGGACTGGCCATTGCCAGTAAAGGTTCCAGGTTGATAAGCGCCGTTGGCATCGCCGAGACATTCCGCTGTAAAAATGTCAGTCTCAAAAGGCAATTTTCGCTTCAGTTGAAGTATTACTTACCAACAGTGACAAGCTTGAGGTTGTTCTGCTTTGCCCAGTTGATCAACCAAGGCGTAAGCGTCTGAACCGTGCTGGCATACGTCTCATGCATCAGAGGAATATGGCCGTTGCCGCCGGCACCGGCTTGCTGGAACTTCTGCTGACTCTGCTGGGCGGTCTGGCCGTTCCAGTCGCCAGAATCAACATCATTGGTGATGACCTTGTATCCGAGAGACTTCATCGTGGGCAGCACGTTTCCACCCGTGGCAAGGTACGGTGGACGCATGTACGCGGGCTTCTTGCCGATGATGTTCACCATGGCTTGCTCGAAGCGCTGCATCTGCTGCGTGAGGTCATTGGTGCTCAGACTGCCAAAGTTCGAGGGATGAGTCCAGGTGTGGCTGGCGATCTGATGGCCTGAGTTGTAGGCGGCTTTGATGGCGTCCTTGTGGTTGTAGACACAGCCATAGAGTGTACCGGTCCAGAAGAAGGTGGCTTTGGCACCGGCTTTGTTGAGTATGTCTACAAGCTGGCTGGTGTACTGCGCTGGGCCGTCATCATAGGCGAGAGCCAGAACGCCAGGCTTGCTGCACTGGCGGATGACAACGCCAGGAGACGCCTGACGTTCGAAGAGGTCCAGCGGGTTGGCAACGGGGAGGGAGGCAGCGCTAGCTGCAAGAAGGAGCAGATTGACAGCGGTCTTCAAGAATGACGGCATTTTGGTTGCCTATACGAA
This region of Fusarium falciforme chromosome 5, complete sequence genomic DNA includes:
- a CDS encoding Carbohydrate esterase family 4 produces the protein MPSFLKTAVNLLLLAASAASLPVANPLDLFERQASPGVVIRQCSKPGVLALAYDDGPAQYTSQLVDILNKAGAKATFFWTGTLYGCVYNHKDAIKAAYNSGHQIASHTWTHPSNFGSLSTNDLTQQMQRFEQAMVNIIGKKPAYMRPPYLATGGNVLPTMKSLGYKVITNDVDSGDWNGQTAQQSQQKFQQAGAGGNGHIPLMHETYASTVQTLTPWLINWAKQNNLKLVTVAECLGDANGAYQPGTFTGNGQSTC